One Pseudorhodoplanes sinuspersici DNA segment encodes these proteins:
- a CDS encoding DUF1007 family protein has protein sequence MISRIFRAFVLAAFALPLVVTAARAHPHVYVTMKSEIVYDGEGRMTGIRHHWTFDDMFSSYATQGLESKQKGVFTREELQPLAEVNVTSMKEYDFFTQGTMNGQKVEFETPTDYFLEMNDQLLTLHFTLPLKKPVSTKNVDLEVYDPLYFVAFEFAEKEPITLKGAPAQCKLNTVKLGDATQSRSLSEALFARPDPNAQWGAQFANKIAVKC, from the coding sequence ATGATTTCCCGTATCTTTCGCGCATTCGTGCTGGCTGCTTTTGCGTTGCCGCTGGTGGTGACCGCCGCCCGCGCGCATCCTCATGTCTATGTCACAATGAAGAGCGAGATTGTCTATGACGGCGAAGGCCGGATGACCGGCATCCGGCATCACTGGACCTTCGACGACATGTTCTCGTCCTACGCCACGCAGGGACTCGAATCGAAACAGAAGGGCGTATTCACCCGGGAGGAATTGCAGCCGCTCGCGGAAGTGAATGTCACTTCAATGAAGGAATATGATTTCTTCACGCAGGGCACGATGAACGGCCAGAAGGTCGAGTTCGAAACGCCCACCGATTATTTCCTCGAGATGAACGACCAGCTTCTCACTCTGCATTTCACGCTGCCGCTGAAAAAGCCGGTTTCGACCAAGAATGTCGATCTCGAAGTCTATGATCCGCTTTATTTCGTCGCCTTCGAGTTTGCCGAGAAAGAGCCGATCACGCTGAAAGGCGCGCCGGCGCAGTGCAAGCTCAACACGGTGAAGCTTGGGGATGCGACTCAGTCGAGATCCTTGAGCGAAGCCTTGTTCGCCAGGCCCGATCCGAATGCTCAATGGGGCGCTCAATTCGCCAACAAGATTGCCGTGAAATGCTGA
- a CDS encoding nickel/cobalt transporter translates to MLTARRALAIALICFGAAVVVSVIAAWMSDPSFAQGNPFGAPRGAPPPDGLVGWIIAKQSEFYRGLSASIRAAKVDGSAVWGLFGLSFAYGVFHAAGPGHGKAVISSYVVANGETWRRGVALSFASALLQALVAVAIVGIAAVLLGATRRAMDGTVWWIEVVSYGLIAVLGVRLLWVKGRSFLNAIGKYRAAEAKPLTVAHHDEANHLHSHAHDHAHDDHVHGPACSHHSHAHHGHHHEHGPGCGHDHDDHASAWGHAHGPEPEELAGPGGWKRGLAAIVAVGLRPCSGAILVLVFALAQGLFWAGVGATFIMGLGTAITVAVIATVAVAARGVAKRFADARPGPGMLVLRGLEVAAAILVLFFGIALLMGYMASERMFAA, encoded by the coding sequence ATGCTGACAGCCCGTCGGGCGCTTGCCATCGCTCTGATCTGTTTCGGCGCGGCGGTGGTCGTGTCTGTTATTGCCGCATGGATGAGCGACCCGTCGTTCGCGCAGGGTAACCCCTTTGGTGCGCCCCGCGGCGCTCCGCCGCCTGATGGTCTAGTCGGCTGGATCATTGCGAAGCAGTCGGAATTCTATCGCGGTCTGTCCGCCTCGATCCGCGCGGCGAAGGTGGACGGCAGCGCCGTGTGGGGCCTGTTCGGCTTGTCGTTTGCCTATGGCGTCTTTCACGCCGCCGGACCCGGGCACGGCAAGGCGGTGATCTCGTCTTATGTCGTGGCGAATGGTGAGACCTGGCGCCGTGGCGTGGCGCTGTCGTTCGCTTCGGCCTTGCTGCAGGCGTTGGTCGCGGTTGCCATCGTTGGCATCGCGGCGGTTTTGCTCGGTGCGACGCGCCGCGCGATGGACGGCACGGTATGGTGGATCGAAGTGGTCAGTTACGGGCTGATCGCGGTTCTGGGCGTGCGCCTGTTGTGGGTGAAGGGCCGTTCTTTCCTCAATGCGATCGGCAAATACAGAGCGGCAGAGGCAAAGCCCTTGACGGTGGCGCATCACGATGAGGCAAATCACCTCCATTCACATGCGCACGACCACGCTCATGATGACCACGTTCACGGTCCGGCTTGCTCGCATCATTCGCATGCACATCACGGACATCATCATGAACATGGACCGGGTTGCGGCCATGATCACGACGATCATGCGTCGGCCTGGGGCCACGCGCATGGACCAGAGCCCGAGGAGTTGGCCGGACCGGGTGGCTGGAAACGAGGCCTCGCGGCCATCGTCGCCGTTGGCCTGCGGCCCTGTTCGGGCGCGATCCTCGTTCTCGTCTTTGCGCTGGCGCAGGGGCTGTTCTGGGCCGGCGTCGGCGCGACGTTCATCATGGGCCTCGGCACGGCCATCACCGTCGCCGTGATCGCGACCGTGGCGGTTGCGGCGCGTGGTGTGGCCAAGAGGTTCGCCGATGCGCGTCCGGGGCCTGGCATGTTGGTTCTGCGCGGTCTCGAAGTGGCCGCTGCTATTCTGGTGCTCTTCTTCGGCATTGCGTTGTTGATGGGCTATATGGCCAGCGAACGCATGTTCGCGGCCTGA
- a CDS encoding SDR family NAD(P)-dependent oxidoreductase, which translates to MKAETIFDLTGEVALVTGASSGLGARFAQVLAANGAKVVLVARRKDRLDALCAQIEASGGQAIAIEADVLDRAAMTVAFDKAQSAFGPVTILLNNAGVAQTARAIDMTEEEWRRVLSIDLDSVFFWAQEGARRMIAAGRKGAIVNTASVLGFGVSKGVAAYAVAKAGVVQLTKALALELATKGVRVNAIAPGWFVTEINQTFLQSEKGREIERSIPMGRFGEDGDLDGALLLLVSKAGSYMTGASIIVDGGQTVVLG; encoded by the coding sequence ATGAAAGCAGAAACGATCTTCGATCTGACCGGCGAAGTCGCACTCGTTACCGGCGCGTCGTCGGGACTTGGTGCGCGCTTCGCGCAGGTGCTGGCGGCGAATGGCGCCAAAGTTGTCCTGGTCGCGCGGCGCAAGGACCGTCTCGATGCGTTGTGCGCGCAAATCGAAGCGTCCGGCGGGCAGGCCATCGCCATCGAGGCCGATGTGCTCGATCGCGCCGCCATGACGGTCGCATTCGACAAAGCGCAATCCGCTTTTGGACCGGTGACGATTCTTCTCAACAATGCCGGCGTCGCACAGACTGCGCGGGCGATCGACATGACCGAGGAGGAATGGCGGCGCGTCCTGTCCATCGATCTCGATTCGGTGTTCTTCTGGGCGCAAGAAGGCGCACGCCGCATGATTGCGGCTGGCCGCAAGGGCGCGATCGTCAATACGGCGTCGGTGCTCGGCTTCGGTGTGTCGAAAGGTGTTGCGGCCTACGCCGTCGCGAAAGCTGGTGTCGTGCAACTGACAAAGGCCCTGGCGCTCGAACTGGCCACAAAGGGCGTTCGGGTGAACGCCATCGCACCGGGCTGGTTCGTTACCGAAATCAACCAGACATTTCTGCAAAGTGAAAAAGGACGGGAGATCGAACGCTCGATCCCGATGGGCCGTTTCGGCGAGGACGGAGATCTCGATGGAGCCTTGCTGCTGCTGGTCTCCAAAGCCGGTTCCTATATGACCGGCGCCAGCATCATCGTCGATGGCGGGCAGACCGTCGTTCTCGGCTAG
- a CDS encoding gamma-glutamyltransferase family protein, with protein sequence MTSYTSSHRRGVAAAPHHAAAEAGRLVLADGGNALEAMVAMAASIAAVYPHMTHIGGDGFWVVREPNGRVRAIMAPGPAGARATIEFYRERGYDAIPARGPFAALTVPGAIGGWMQALDGAKSLGGKIPLDVLLAPAIAQARDGYVVSRSQHALTRDKLGEMNEAAGFADTFLVDGKVPAEGATMRQTAFAATLDQLAHAGLDDFYRGDIGREIAADLERIGSPVTRADIERYRAYVTEPLSVPLIVGTLYNSPPPTQGLASLIILALFDRLRVPEAEGFDFVHGLVEATKRAFRVRDKFVTDPKYLSEPMSKFLDAAFLDGELQRIDRKKAARWPAPYGEGDTVWMGAADSSGLVVSYIQSIYWEFGSGCVLPRTGVLMQNRGASFSLDKNAVNPLKPGRLPFHTLNPALAVLKDGRVMAYGTMGGDGQPQTQGMVFSRHVLFGKPLEEAIDAPRWLLGRTWGSAHTNLRMESRFDGNLVDRLLSAGHDVDVLPEAYSDTMGHAGAVVLHPDGTMEGAHDPRADPGAFGV encoded by the coding sequence ATGACCTCCTATACCTCTAGCCATCGCCGCGGCGTTGCTGCCGCTCCGCATCATGCTGCTGCCGAAGCAGGCCGTCTTGTGCTCGCCGATGGCGGCAATGCGCTGGAAGCCATGGTGGCGATGGCGGCGAGCATCGCTGCCGTTTATCCGCACATGACTCACATTGGGGGCGACGGCTTCTGGGTGGTGCGCGAGCCCAATGGCCGTGTGCGCGCAATTATGGCGCCGGGGCCGGCCGGTGCACGCGCGACAATCGAATTCTATCGGGAGCGCGGCTATGACGCGATTCCGGCGCGCGGTCCGTTCGCCGCGCTGACCGTACCGGGCGCGATCGGCGGCTGGATGCAGGCTCTCGATGGCGCCAAGTCGCTGGGCGGGAAAATCCCTCTCGACGTGTTGCTCGCCCCCGCAATCGCGCAGGCCCGCGATGGTTATGTCGTCAGCCGCAGCCAGCACGCGCTGACGCGCGACAAGCTCGGCGAGATGAACGAGGCTGCCGGTTTCGCCGACACGTTCCTCGTTGACGGTAAGGTGCCGGCCGAAGGCGCAACGATGAGGCAGACCGCTTTCGCAGCGACACTCGATCAACTGGCGCATGCGGGGCTCGACGATTTTTATCGCGGCGATATCGGGCGCGAGATCGCTGCCGACCTCGAGCGCATCGGCTCGCCCGTGACGCGCGCCGACATCGAGAGGTATCGCGCTTACGTCACCGAGCCGCTGTCTGTACCGCTGATCGTCGGCACGCTCTACAATTCCCCGCCGCCGACGCAAGGGCTGGCTTCGCTCATCATCCTGGCGCTGTTCGATCGTCTGCGCGTGCCGGAAGCCGAAGGCTTCGATTTCGTGCACGGGCTGGTGGAGGCGACCAAACGCGCCTTTCGCGTGCGCGACAAATTCGTGACCGACCCAAAATATCTCAGCGAGCCGATGAGCAAATTCCTGGACGCGGCATTCCTGGATGGCGAATTGCAGCGGATCGACCGCAAAAAGGCGGCGCGCTGGCCGGCTCCCTATGGCGAAGGCGATACGGTGTGGATGGGGGCCGCCGATTCATCCGGGCTGGTCGTCTCCTACATCCAGTCGATTTACTGGGAATTCGGCTCGGGCTGTGTGCTGCCGCGCACGGGCGTCTTGATGCAGAACCGTGGCGCCAGCTTCTCGCTGGATAAAAACGCCGTAAACCCGCTGAAGCCCGGCCGCTTGCCATTCCATACCTTGAATCCCGCGCTCGCCGTTCTCAAGGATGGCCGTGTCATGGCCTACGGCACCATGGGCGGTGACGGCCAGCCGCAGACTCAAGGCATGGTTTTCTCGCGCCATGTGCTATTTGGAAAGCCGCTGGAAGAGGCGATCGACGCGCCGCGCTGGCTGCTCGGCCGCACTTGGGGCTCTGCGCATACCAACCTGCGGATGGAATCCCGTTTCGACGGCAACCTTGTCGATCGCCTGTTGTCGGCCGGTCACGACGTGGACGTTCTGCCGGAAGCCTATTCCGATACGATGGGCCATGCCGGGGCGGTGGTGCTGCATCCCGATGGGACGATGGAAGGCGCACACGATCCACGCGCCGATCCGGGCGCTTTTGGGGTCTGA